The Aneurinibacillus uraniidurans genome segment AATACAGTCTCCCCGGCCCTCATATCGCCATCGTACTGGAATCATTTTCAAAATATGAATAAACACTCCTCTCCTTACCCATTATAGGTAAGGAGTCTACTTTTTAAAGGAGGATGTATACGATGAGCAGCCGACAATCGCGGCCCACTGAACGCCCGCATAAATTATCCAAAACACAGGAAGTACTGTATAACCATGACTTTAAAGCAGCCGATCAGGCCGGTGGGTACCGCAATCAGACACACGCCCGCAATCCGCATACAAGTACATCTGAGAAACATTCCTAGATAGTAGGAAGCCTGCTGACTTACTGCACCAGCAGGCTTCGCTTTTTCCTACTCTTATTCACTCTTTCCTTGCTTCTCAAGCGCCGCCTTCAACAAATCCCCCAGACTTGATGAGAACGTTTCGTCCTTCGCATATTTCTGTACGAGCCGCTTCTCTTCACGCTTGTTCACCTTTTTTCCGACGCCTTTTACATCGTCTAGCTTCTCAACAATGCCGCACGGCTTACACTGAAAGAACTTACCTGCTTTACCGGTCCGAATCTCCATCTTCTTATGGCACTGTGGGCATCGATGATTTGATACTTGCGCTTCCGCAGCGCGGCGGTAGCCGCACTCACGATCCGGGCAGATTAACTGCTTACCGCGCTTACCTTTGAACTCCTGCAAATTCTTGCCGCATTCCGGGCATTTCGAACCCGTTACGTTATGCGGCTTGTATTCCACGTCACTTGTGCGAATTTCCGTCACAAGCTTGCCTGTCTGCTCCCGAATACCTGCCAGGAACTGACTGGCATTGCCACGACCGCGGGCAATATTTTCAAGCTCCTGTTCCCATTTGGCTGTCAGCTCTGGAGAGCGCAACTCACGGGCAACGAGCTTGACTAGCTGCTGGCCTTTCTTCGTCGGATGCAAACGCGTACCCTGCCGTTCAATTGTATCCGACTTTACCAGCTTCTCAATAATATCCGCACGCGTTGCCGGAGTGCCTAGATTATGCTTCTCCATGCGTGTCAGCAGATCAGACTCTGTAAACCGAAGCGGCGGCTTCGTCATCTGACTGCGCATCTCACATCGCACCACCGAAAGCTTCGTTCCTTCTGTGAGTGTCGGAAGCGATTGATCGGCCGGCTCGTCGCTGTCCGTTTCATCCTCTGGCACAGCTTCCATACCATATACCGTTTTCCAACCTGCATCTGTCACCGTCCGACCATTCGCATGCAGCGTCTCACCCGCTACATCGACCGTTACCTGAAGACTATTATATGTATACACCGGATAGAAAAGTGCAATGAACCGCCGTACAATGAGATCATACAGCTTGCGCTCGTCATTCGTCAGCTCACCGAGTCGTACCGGCTCCTCCGTCGGAATAATCGCGTGGTGATCGGTAACCTTCGCATCATTCACAATCCGCTTCGTTACCGGCAATTTCGAAAGCTTCAAAAGCGGACGCACAAGCGGGGCATACGGGCCGATTTCAATACAATCAAGGCGGCTTTTAAGCGTTCCTACCATATCGCTTGTCAAGTATCGTGAATCCGTCCGCGGGTATGTAACAAGCTTGTGCTGCTCATATAGACGCTGCAGCACATTTGAGGTCTGCTTCGCAGAAAATCCATATTTCTTATTCGCGTCCCGCTGCAATTCAGTCAGATCATACGCAAGCGGCTGCGGTTCGGTTTTCTCACTTGTTTTAACACGAATGACTTGCCCCTGTCCATTCTGGACGCGC includes the following:
- a CDS encoding YfhE family protein; this encodes MSSRQSRPTERPHKLSKTQEVLYNHDFKAADQAGGYRNQTHARNPHTSTSEKHS
- a CDS encoding DNA topoisomerase III translates to MKSLVLAEKPSVAKEIARVLGCTQKHKSYFEGPKYVVTWALGHLVELAEPEDYDPKYKTWKLEDLPIIPNKMRLKTIRETSHQFRAVSQLVKRNDLKDLIIATDAGREGELVARWIMELVKWKKPFYRLWISSQTDKAIRDGFAHLKPGHDYDNLYQSAVCRAEADWLIGLNSTRALTSKYNAQLAAGRVQTPTLAMMMDREKEIESFKPVEYWTIEANFGTFKGMWRDRANQDSRLFDKSRAEAIRERVQNGQGQVIRVKTSEKTEPQPLAYDLTELQRDANKKYGFSAKQTSNVLQRLYEQHKLVTYPRTDSRYLTSDMVGTLKSRLDCIEIGPYAPLVRPLLKLSKLPVTKRIVNDAKVTDHHAIIPTEEPVRLGELTNDERKLYDLIVRRFIALFYPVYTYNSLQVTVDVAGETLHANGRTVTDAGWKTVYGMEAVPEDETDSDEPADQSLPTLTEGTKLSVVRCEMRSQMTKPPLRFTESDLLTRMEKHNLGTPATRADIIEKLVKSDTIERQGTRLHPTKKGQQLVKLVARELRSPELTAKWEQELENIARGRGNASQFLAGIREQTGKLVTEIRTSDVEYKPHNVTGSKCPECGKNLQEFKGKRGKQLICPDRECGYRRAAEAQVSNHRCPQCHKKMEIRTGKAGKFFQCKPCGIVEKLDDVKGVGKKVNKREEKRLVQKYAKDETFSSSLGDLLKAALEKQGKSE